The window CCGTCGAAGGTGGGACAGATGATTGGGGTGAAGTCGTAACAAGGTAGCCGTATCGGAAGGTGCGGCTGGATCACCTCCTTTCTAAGGATATTTAACGGAATGGTTGACCTTCTGTGGTCAAACCAACATTAACGTTTTGTGTTCAGTTTTGAAGATTTATCATAACAATTTAATTTATATAAACTTCAAAGAGGGCCTATAGCTCAGCTGGTTAGAGCGCACGCCTGATAAGCGTGAGGTCGATGGTTCGAGTCCATTTAGGCCCACCATATATACCTTTTTGGGGCCTTAGCTCAGCTGGGAGAGCGCCTGCCTTGCACGCAGGAGGTCAGCGGTTCGATCCCGCTAGGCTCCACCAAATTTATATTACTATTCAATGACATTGTGATTGAATTTAGTATACTTGTTCTTTGAAAACTGGATAAAACGACATTGAAAGCAACAAAATTCAAGTAATTGATTGTGTAGTTCTTAAGTCTTTTCTTTTTTAGAAAAGCAGTAACTGATCTTTATAGGTTAAGTTATTAAGGGCGCACGGTGGATGCCTTGGCACTAGGAGCCGAAGAAGGACGGCACTAACACCGATATGCTTCGGGGAGCTGTAAGTAAGCTTTGATCCGGAGATTTCCGAATGGGGGAACCCACTGTTCGTAATGGAACAGTATCTTGACGTGAATACATAGCGTCTTGAAGGCAGACCCAGGGAACTGAAACATCTAAGTACCTGGAGGAAGAGAAAGAAATTATTCGATTCCCTGAGTAGCGGCGAGCGAAACGGGAAGAGCCCAAACCAAGAGGCTTGCCTCTTGGGGTTGTAGGACACTCTATATGGAGTTACAAAGGAATGAATTAGGCGAAGCGATCTGGAAAGGTCCGCCATAGCGGGTAAAAGCCCCGTAGTCGAAAGTTCATTCTCTCTTGAGTGTATCCTGAGTACGGCGGAACACGTGAAATTCCGTCGGAATCCGGGAGGACCATCTCCCAAGGCTAAATACTACCTAGTGACCGATAGTGAACCAGTACCGTGAGGGAAAGGTGAAAAGCACCCCGGAAGGGGAGTGAAATAGAACCTGAAACCGTGTGCCTACAAGTAGTTAGAGCCCGTTAATGGGTGATAGCGTGCCTTTTGTAGAATGAACCGGCGAGTTACGATTACGTGCAAGGTTAAGCTGAGAAGGCGGAGCCGTAGCGAAAGCGAGTCTGAATAGGGCGAATGAGTACGTGGTCGTAGACCCGAAACCAGGTGATCTACCCATGTCCAGGGTGAAGGTGAGGTAACACTCACTGGAGGCCCGAACCCACGCACGTTGAAAAGTGCGGGGATGAGGTGTGGGTAGCGGAGAAATTCCAATCGAACTTGGAGATAGCTGGTTCTCTCCGAAATAGCTTTAGGGCTAGCCTCGTGATAGAGAATACTGGAGGTAGAGCACTGTTTGGACTAGGGGGGCATCTCGCTTTACCGAATTCAGACAAACTCCGAATGCCAGATATTTATACACGGGAGTCAGACTGCGAGTGATAAGATCCGTAGTCAAAAGGGAAACAGCCCAGACCACCAGCTAAGGTCCCAAAGTAATCGTTAAGTGGAAAAGGATGTGGCGTTGCTTAGACAACCAGGATGTTGGCTTAGAAGCAGCCATCATTTAAAGAGTGCGTAATAGCTCACTGGTCGAGTGACGCTGCGCCGAAAATGTATCGGGGCTAAACGATTCACCGAAGCTGTGGATGGACATCTAAGATGTCCGTGGTAGGAGAGCGTTCTAAGTGCGTTGAAGTCAGACCGGAAGGACTGGTGGAGCGCTTAGAAGTGAGAATGCCGGTATGAGTAGCGAAAGATGGGTGAGAATCCCATCCACCGTATGACTAAGGTTTCCTGAGGAAGGCTCGTCCGCTCAGGGTTAGTCGGGACCTAAGTCGAGGCCGATAGGCGTAGACGATGGACAACAGGTTGATATTCCTGTACCACCTCCCCGCCGTTTGAGTAATGGGGGGACGCAGTAGGATAAGATAAGCGTACCGTTGGTTGAGTACGCCCAAGCAGTAAGGCGTGGAAGTAGGCAAATCCGCTTCCTGTAACGTTGAGCTGTGATGGGGAGCTCTTTAGAGCGAAGTATCTGATTTCACGCTGCCAAGAAAAGCCTCTAGCGAGGCGGGAGGTGCCCGTACCGCAAACCGACACAGGTAGTCGAGGAGAGAATCCTAAGGTGTGCGAGAGAACTCTCGTTAAGGAACTCGGCAAAATGACCCCGTAACTTCGGGAGAAGGGGTGCTCTCAGCAATGAGAGCCGCAGTGAATAGGCCCAGGCGACTGTTTAGCAAAAACACAGGTCTCTGCAAAACCGTAAGGTGACGTATAGGGGCTGACGCCTGCCCGGTGCTGGAAGGTTAAGAGGAGGGGTTAGCGCAAGCGAAGCTCTGAATTGAAGCCCCAGTAAACGGCGGCCGTAACTATAACGGTCCTAAGGTAGCGAAATTCCTTGTCGGGTAAGTTCCGACCCGCACGAAAGGCGTAACGATCTGGGCACTGTCTCAACGAGAGACTCGGTGAAATTATAGTACCTGTGAAGATGCAGGTTACCCGCGACAGGACGGAAAGACCCCGTGGAGCTTTACTGTAGCCTGATATTGAATTTTGGTACAACTTGTACAGGATAGGTAGGAGCCAGAGAACTCGGAGCGCCAGCTTCGAGGGAGGCGTCGGTGGGATACTACCCTGGTTGTATTGAAATTCTAACCCATACCCGTAAGCCGGGTAGGAGACAGTGTCAGGTGGACAGTTTGACTGGGGCGGTCGCCTCCTAAAAGGTAACGGAGGCGCCCAAAGGTTCCCTCAGAATGGTTGGAAATCATTCGTAGAGTGTAAAGGCACAAGGGAGCTTGACTGCGAGACCTACAAGTCGAGCAGGGTCGAAAGACGGGCTTAGTGATCCGGTGGTTCCGCATGGAAGGGCCATCGCTCAACGGATAAAAGCTACCCCGGGGATAACAGGCTTATCTCCCCCAAGAGTCCACATCGACGGGGAGGTTTGGCACCTCGATGTCGGCTCATCGCATCCTGGGGCTGTAGTCGGTCCCAAGGGTTGGGCTGTTCGCCCATTAAAGCGGTACGCGAGCTGGGTTCAGAACGTCGTGAGACAGTTCGGTCCCTATCCGTCGTGGGCGTAGGAAATTTGAGAGGAGCTGTCCTTAGTACGAGAGGACCGGGATGGACACACCGCTGGTGTACCAGTTGTCTTGCCAAAGGCATCGCTGGGTAGCTATGTGTGGACGGGATAAGTGCTGAAAGCATCTAAGCATGAAGCCCCCCTCAAGATGAGATTTCCCATTACGCAAGTAAGTAAGATCCCTCAAAGACGATGAGGTAGATAGGTTCGAGGTGGAAGTGTGGTGACACATGGAGCTGACGAATACTAATCGATCGAGGACTTAACCAAATCTTGAATGCAATCAATGTCTTTATCCAGTTTTGAGAGAACAAAGTTCTTTCAACTAAATAAGTCTAGTGATGATGGCAAAGAGGTCACACCCGTTCCCATACCGAACACGGAAGTTAAGCTCTTTAGCGCCGATGGTAGTTGGGGGCTTCCCCCTGTGAGAGTAGGACGTCGCTAGGCAAATGAAACCACTGAGGATTCAGTGGTTTTTTTATTGCAAAATGCCACAACAATAAGAACTGAAGATTATTAGTTGTGGCTAAGAAGAAGAGATAAATACGGAAGAAAGAACTCGACATGTGCCAGAACCGAGGATAACAAGGGATCAAGAAGGATCAAGCGCGGTGTACTTTTTACACAAGTCTTGACTTGACGCAGTTAGCCGACGTGTCATCGAACTTCGCAGTTAGAGTGGATGGTAGATAGGGGAATCCTGTGAGAGTTGGAACGTCACTAGGCAAACGAAAAAACACTGAGAATTCAGTGTTTTTTTTTATAAAAATTGAAAAAAGGAAGTAATTAATAATAATCATATTTATTAAATGTGAGGAAATGAAGAATATTTCAAATCGTAATTTTTAATTTAGTAATGACTAGAGAGAGAAATATATGTAAGTGTCTGTTGAAATTTATCGTGTCACTCTAACTTATCAGATAGCCTCATATAAGATGAAAATGTTGAATTTAATCTATCCTGTAGAATCTACAAAGTGTTATTAGGTAGGGTTTAAAAGATACATATTATTAGTTATATTTTATATAAATTTTTTTTATAAACAGCTCTCAACTAAAACTTAAATTTGTTTTCATAATTAATTGGAATATGAAATTATTAAAGGGAAAATATAACTAAGTAAGTTGAATTCGTTTACAAACCTTGAACATTTTATATTTAGTATTCAAATTAAATAATTATCCTATCGAGGTAAATACTAAGCTAAAGTTGTTCATAAGATTTACTAAAGAGTTGCATGAAAGGGAAAAATGCTAAAAATAATAGAATAATCGGAATAATCTTTCTTTTAAAGTGTCCTTGACACTTAGATTCCATGTTGTTAATCTTACAATTAATATTCTTTAAGAAAATGGAGGCATTTACGAAATGTGGGAAACGAAATTTGCCAAAGAAGGCTTAACATTTGATGATGTTTTATTAGTACCAGCGCATTCAGAAGTATTACCAAAAACGGTTGACTTATCTTCACAATTAACTCCAAAAATCAAATTGAATATCCCGATTATTAGTGCAGGAATGGATACTGTAACTGAATCCAAAATGGCGATTGCTATGGCTCGTCAGGGTGGAATTGGGATTATCCATAAAAATATGAGTATTGAAGAACAAGCTGAAGAAGTTGAAAAAGTGAAGAGATCTGAAAATGGTGTTATTACAAATCCGTTTTTCTTAACTCCAACTCATCAAGTATTTGACGCAGAGCATTTAATGGGTAAATATCGCATTTCAGGTGTCCCAATTGTAAATAATGAAGAAGATTTAACATTAGTAGGAATTATAACAAATCGTGACTTACGTTTTATATCTGATTATTCACTTAAAATTGAAGATGTAATGACAAAAGAAGCATTAATTACAGCACCTGTTGGAACAACGTTAGAGGAAGCTGAAAAAATCCTTCAACAATATAAAATTGAGAAGCTTCCAATTGTTGATGAAAATGGTAAGTTAACTGGGTTAATTACAATCAAGGATATCGAAAAAGTAATTGAATTCCCAAATGCTGCAAAAGATGAACTAGGCCGTTTACTAGTAGGAGCAGCGGTTGGTGTTTCAAGTGATACAATGCAACGTGTATCAAAGCTTGTAGAAGCACAGGTTGATATCATTGTAATTGATACAGCACATGGCCATTCACAAGGTGTAATTGAAACGGTAAAGCAAATTCGTGAAACTTTCCCTGAATTAGAAATTATCGCTGGAAATGTAGCAACTGGAGAAGCTACTCGTGCTTTATATGAAGCTGGTGCAGATGTAGTAAAAGTTGGTATCGGACCTGGCTCAATTTGTACAACTCGTGTTGTAGCTGGTGTTGGTGTACCTCAAATCACCGCTGTTTATGATTGTGCAACAGTTGCTCGAGAAATGGGTAAAACAATTATTGCAGATGGTGGTATTAAATACTCTGGAGATATCGTAAAAGCTCTGGCTGCAGGTGGACATGTTGTAATGCTTGGTTCTTTACTTGCAGGAACTTCTGAATCCCCTGGTGAAACGGAAATCTTCCAAGGGCGACGCTTTAAAGTTTACCGAGGTATGGGCTCATTGGCTGCAATGGAAAAAGGTTCAAAAGACCGTTACTTCCAAGAGGATGCGAAAAAACTTGTACCAGAAGGAATTGAAGGACGACTTCCATATAAAGGACCTCTAACTGATACAATCCATCAACTGCTTGGTGGTATTCGTGCAGGAATGGGTTATTGTGGAGCACCTAGCTTAGAAAGCTTGCGTGAGAACTCACAATTTATTCGTATGACAGGTGCAGGTCTTCGTGAATCGCATCCACATGATGTCCAAATCACAAAAGAAGCACCTAACTATTCACTATAAGTAGGAAACCTTAAGCATACTTTTAACGTCAATATTTGATGTTAGAAGTGTGCTTTTTATCTCTTTTTCAAGTAGATAGTAGCTCTCTAGACAGGAGTTTGATAGGAAAATAATAGTTTGATGAATAGCAATTTGTAAAAAAAACATAAATTTAACTAAATATAATGTGTAACCATGATTTTCTATTCTAAACGTAATATTTTTCTTGCACGTTCTATGATAAAATGACGAAAGTAAAGTAAATAATATATTGGAGGTTTTTTTGTGAGAACAGCTAAGAAAGCATCTTGGTTTAGCCTTTTGATAATTCCTATTCTGTTAATCAGCACATTTGTTACAGCTACACCAAGTGCAAGTGCAGAAACAGACTTAGGTATAAACGTTGATGCAGCGATTTTAATTGACGCAGATACAGGGAAGATTTTATACGAACAAAACGCAGATACTTCTTTAGGAATTGCTAGTATGTCAAAAATGATGTCTGAGTACATCCTGTTAGATGCGATTAAAGAAGGAACGATAACTTGGGATCAACAATACCGTGTTACCGAGTATACATATAAAATGTCACAAGACCGTGCTTTAAGTAATGTACCTTTACGTGCAGATGGTACATATTCCATTCAAGAATTATATGAAGCAATGGCAATCTATTCAGCAAATGCTGCAACGGTAGGAATTGCTGAAACAATTGCTGGTTCTGAAAAAGAATTTGTGAAATTGATGAATGAAAAAGCAGAAGAAATAGGTCTAGAAGGATATAGTTTTGTTAACTCGACTGGTTTAAATAACGCGGATCTTTTTGGAATGCATCCAGAAGGTACTGGTGCTGAAGATGAAAACGTTATGCCGGCTAGATCTGTAGCAAAGCTTGCTTACCATCTATTAAAAGATCACCCAGAAGTTTTAGAGACTTCTAGTATTCCAAAGAAAACTTTCCGTGAAGGAACTGAAGACCAAATTGAAATGGCAAACTGGAACTGGATGCTGCCAGGTTTAGTAAGTGAATACCAAGGTGTAGATGGTTTAAAAACAGGTTCTACACTTTTAGCAGGTCAATGTTTTACAGGAACTGCGGAACGTAATGGGACTCGTTTAATCGCTGTCGTAATGAATGCAAAGGATT is drawn from Lysinibacillus sp. SGAir0095 and contains these coding sequences:
- the guaB gene encoding IMP dehydrogenase, with product MWETKFAKEGLTFDDVLLVPAHSEVLPKTVDLSSQLTPKIKLNIPIISAGMDTVTESKMAIAMARQGGIGIIHKNMSIEEQAEEVEKVKRSENGVITNPFFLTPTHQVFDAEHLMGKYRISGVPIVNNEEDLTLVGIITNRDLRFISDYSLKIEDVMTKEALITAPVGTTLEEAEKILQQYKIEKLPIVDENGKLTGLITIKDIEKVIEFPNAAKDELGRLLVGAAVGVSSDTMQRVSKLVEAQVDIIVIDTAHGHSQGVIETVKQIRETFPELEIIAGNVATGEATRALYEAGADVVKVGIGPGSICTTRVVAGVGVPQITAVYDCATVAREMGKTIIADGGIKYSGDIVKALAAGGHVVMLGSLLAGTSESPGETEIFQGRRFKVYRGMGSLAAMEKGSKDRYFQEDAKKLVPEGIEGRLPYKGPLTDTIHQLLGGIRAGMGYCGAPSLESLRENSQFIRMTGAGLRESHPHDVQITKEAPNYSL
- a CDS encoding D-alanyl-D-alanine carboxypeptidase family protein; this translates as MRTAKKASWFSLLIIPILLISTFVTATPSASAETDLGINVDAAILIDADTGKILYEQNADTSLGIASMSKMMSEYILLDAIKEGTITWDQQYRVTEYTYKMSQDRALSNVPLRADGTYSIQELYEAMAIYSANAATVGIAETIAGSEKEFVKLMNEKAEEIGLEGYSFVNSTGLNNADLFGMHPEGTGAEDENVMPARSVAKLAYHLLKDHPEVLETSSIPKKTFREGTEDQIEMANWNWMLPGLVSEYQGVDGLKTGSTLLAGQCFTGTAERNGTRLIAVVMNAKDSNGDSVRTARFDAAAKLFDYGFGQFTKQEIVPGNFVFEGNETLAVTKGKEKNVEIAVKEPISFVVKTSEKDLYVPKLELDKKSLEAAVEKGTVVGKVVIEKTEGEDYGFIDSKSFSTDVVTTSSVERAGFVSLFFQGVGSFFGNVWDGITGFVGGLF